ataacaacacacataaaatataaaatatttatttttattattactaatagagaattacaatatattttatattacacaattctttttttcatatgtgtgtgtctgcgtgtgtgtgtgtatatatatatatgtatgaaaactaattattaataaaacaatgaattttgttttgtttttagagATGCACTGATATTACATTTCTCCACTGATACcaattattcagagtgatatctgctGATAACGATACCGAGTATGCcttcttttaaatgaatgataatttcattataattaatcattacatttttaattattatattttgaaagaaatgcaaataaacactgtattcTCTCTATTTCATCAACTTGTTTAAGATTatcagttataaacaaacactttacttaataaaaaaataaagataataataattttaacacaCATTACctaaattctgaagattaaattaatatttcttaacttttttgaaagttattaattcatataattaatattaatactgaacaTCAACctggtttcttagcattttctttacacaaagcacaaattcagtgtttttaaactatacatataatattaatatatatatatatatatatatatatatatatatatatatatatatatatatatactagtggtgggccgttaacggcgttaacgtgctgcgttaacgcgagactcttatcgggcgataaaaaaaaaatatcgccgttaatctcTTCTCAAaattgggttgggagctgggtctattctACGCAagttatgatgactttcaccttgatattttagcgcggatgtatacctagccgaactgACCCTTCTCAAGATCCATCCGCCCCCcctagttactgttgctttggtcGACAAGCCGTGGTGCTGTCAGGCCCGTCAcgtcacacagtgataaatgcatcacggagcagaggacactgacaagacaaagcaggtaacttatgatatttaacaaagtcccagctttaaaactgtgtagttttttaagaaattcaaacaataaaacccgttttctttaatgtgtcgtgatcatgatcgtgacagattgctgtagcgcctcagctcaagaggctcgtaaactgatcatctcttactacgaatccatttatagcatcaaataaccatgaatgaacatgagaatcagtgttgtttcaaacgcggaaagatgtcaatatacaaaatataatatacaaaagtttaactccactgaggttaatcttctaactcctaactctatctgctttgtcggacaaaatggcggattacttttagtcatttgctgcgtcccaattcgcctacttatagtACGCCCTAaaatatgtactctttctgtgaacaaaaagtacttacttttgagtgtgtagcaaaagagtagacaagctttgggacatactatcacatacaatcgcgtctttgctctctgtcgcatcctgtcactgtaaactggcctgtcagtcatcttacatcctccacatttcatttagctaatttcctaccgtatcggagagaaatgcagcacgttgatctgcagtcgcgagtctttcatgtggagaactctcctcttattaatgcataaagatgcatttaaaacttaatgggcaatcagatctttataaaagtccacattggtatttgcagatgaaaaataacacgtataacattaaataaatattttctatcagtttgaacggattattagtcactcaaacaacctctcagcgttgatcgtgcatattcaccatgttttgtagtttttaacacgttttactcgtgtttgtagttctgaactgaatcctcgtacaacgcgcaatgggttgtgggcaatattagcctttatagtgtgcactgatccacacttcgaaaatctaccggaaatagtagaccatccggggacttttggcatactcttttcaacatactatgctttggcacacacttattttaatctcacatactatttaggatggatagtatggacattgggacgcagggacaatttgggtatctcacatattctgaatgtcttcggcagaattcaaatgagccattttaatctagattaattccaaaattaatctagattaatctagattaaaaaaattaatctatgcccacctctaatatatatacacacacacacacacacacacagacaattgttttatttacgatacaatttacagtaaaaacaattagAGATGCACTGACAATAATTGGCAGATATATTGGTGCatctttaattgtttttattgtaaatattattgtaaataaaacaattaataaaaacaatttttcacacacacacatttttatatatatatatttttcttgcaattgaaacaaagctgaaataaaatattaatattagagtAAACGTAAATTAGAAAGGTTTCCATGGCaacaaaatgaaatacaataatacaattacaaataagctaaatagaaatataaaaactctaAAAGATAAAAAGCACACTGTaaaaacttaaaagtttaaggcaacaaacttcagcagatttgagttttctcaacttgtttttgtaggagatttttgatttttttctcaactttttgttGTATAAACTAAATACAagaagttgagaaaactcaaatcTGCTGAAGTTTGTTGCCTTTAACCtttaagttttctcaacttttgattttttttacacaattatTAATAAACACTATAACACTGTTTTCTCACAGGTCTGTTCTCATGGCATCCGTTCCTGATGACTCTTGGTGTGAGTATGACACAAAACTGCATACATTACAGACAGACCTTGATAGTTTTGCATGTAATTGAATTAAGTTTGCTTTTTGTGTCACACAATACTTGACAACTTTCTTGCCCCATCCAGTTTTCCTTTCTCATGACGGAAGCCGTCCTGCTGTTCAACCCGTACTCGTCTCCCGTCAGGAAGCTGAAGCACAAAACTAAAGGCCGTCTGCACTGGATCCTGCAGTGTCTGAGCCTCTGCTGCGCGACCGCGGGTCTGTGTGCCATCGTTTACAACAAAAACCTCAACGACAAGCCACACTTCACCTCGTGGCACGGGTTGGTCGGTGTGATCACGGTGGCGGCCGTCGGGCTGCAGTCGCTCGGAGGACTTCCGCTCCTCTATCCCAAAGTGGCCAAAGGCTGGTCTCTGGCCAAACTGAAGCGCTACCACGCCACCTCAGGGTTACTCACGTACCTGCTGGGCAGCTTCAGCTTGTTCCTCGGACTGTGTTCGTCGTGGTTCAGCACCGGCGTGAGCGGGTCCGTGTGGTACCTGGCCGTCCTCTGCCCGGTTCTGTGCGCTCTGGTCATTATGAGTCAGGTGACGAACGCTTACATGGCCCGGAAACGAGTGCAGTACTGAAACACACATTCAAGCTTTCTAGACGGGTTCATCTGAAATGATGCACAGACATTGTGAACCAGAATTTCATGTTACCCTTCTAACGTTGACAGCTAATGAAAGTATTGTAAAGTGTGGCTCAGCTGCATGACGGAGATGATGATACTGATTGCTTTCCAGCTACTTGTAATGTTTATTATTGCTATAGAGTGAccaaaacaaatgtatttttgtataacAGTTTTATATTGTTGAACACATTTCAGCTGGATTGATGGCATATTCTTTTTGTGCAAATATTTTTGGAAATGACTGAAGGCAACTGATTTTTCTTAATTGTAATGATAAAACAAGTGGTTTATTCAATTATTTGTTATTCTATTGATGCATGTGAACATAATGTTTTAGTTTTTGCATTTACTAGTGCCAGTCTGCCCTTTTTCTTCATGCAGATTATGAAAGAAAACATTCATGCCTTtgtactgtaactgaaaatgtatatttgtgattaatttaatatataaattattaaaatatattaatacattgtTGAAAGCAACATTTTTTACTTAATGGCAggcatctttttttttgtttgtttattaaaatgtaaattttttttgttcaaataaatttcAGATCATGTATGGAAACAACCtaaatttacattattaatatcatacataaatatgaattatttacatGTTTCTTAATGGCAAATATCAGTTTTTGTGTCAACATGTACAAATTCTTTTCCTGTGCtaaaacatttttgcagatcatgtttaaagacatttataatgcctattttttttatttaaaagaaccattaaatataaaaaattatataaatgaataatcatattatatataatatacatatatatacatacatacacacatatattatatatatatatatattttatatatatattatatatatatatatataatataaatatatatataatataaatatatatatatatatatatatatataatataaatatatatatatatataaatatatatatatatatatatataataaaggggtgtaacaatatatcgcaatacaatatgtattgtgtatagttcacccaaattgAAACTTactgtgaggggaaaaaaattcaAGTTTACACTATTACTACTATTATAATATCTATTAAACTACTATAATGTTGAATATTAagtataataatgcaatgggggAATATATGTGGGTCCTtataatgccaaatgtcttgttaccagtaaaaagtggcctacattatcttaaatatatctagtcagtgacagagtgcaaacatattcatctaaaataaatctgtgtttcagcttcagaatcatgaatatttttattctggtgtcacCATTGTCCTGTGCATTGGGTTACCAGCACCAAGTCCAAGTCATTTCCACCCCCAATGTAATAccaaatttatcattttaaccaagagtaaattttttttgttatccTTTTACCATGTCTTGGAATATCACAATATCATCGTATAGTGAGTTCAGTATATGATATGTATTGAATCGTGACACCCCAACTTTATATAGatgcacacatacatacatacataaatatatatacattttttcatgattctgaAGCTGAAAATGCCGGAGGCTGCGAGAACCATTATTCTGAATGCAAGAGTCGTCGAGTTTATTTATGTTAAaacaatgtttaataaatacaatgtCATTTGAATCTACTCCTCCCCATGCTGGGAACATGAGATGACGTGGACACCTCCCGGGACAGCGTCTGTATGGGATCACGTGTGTTTGTGGGTCCCGACTGCAGAAATCGCTCACAGATCGTGGTCTTAATCGCGCTtagtggggggggggggggggacccTGCATCTCTCTGACAGAgggattttttttctccttaaaaaaaaggttgaaaatgtataaaaaataataaaaaaaaaagaacgaaaATGAATTACTCTTtagcattataaataaatatttctggtAAATTTTTACATAGTtgaaagagaaaacaaaatacataagatgttacaaaaaacaaagtttcaaataacaacaaaaaaaagatattatCACATGTCAAATGCACATCATTGTGTATACATAACAGCGTCTGCAGACCAAAGATCATGACATGGGTTATCTGCCAATtagaaagcagactgtgggagGAGTCAAAATAAAGAGCTCTAATAGGCACAGAGAATGAACAGTGTTATTGGCTGAGGGATTTTTCAGTCACAGGTCAACCAGCGCGCGTACAATTCAACattaacacaaacacatcgagatttttcaaaatggccgaaaGAACACTTTGGTCATGACTGTGGCCCCAACACGGATGAAACTGAATGACTGCGCAAATGATGCGAAGCGCAAATTTAGAAAATGACGGCTAGTAGGGTCGCATAACAGTCTACACATTCGTAAGATGATCCCCATGGATGACGACGAATGATTTCGTTTGCTACGCAATTGAAAGAGAACACAGATCCATTTGTCTGCTTTAAGGCTAATATCGAACTAAAAGCACTAAACTTACGTCCCCTCCACCAAATTTTAAAGGCTAACATGAAAATACATTCGAGTTTTTAAGGTTTTCCttgtcgttttttttttctcaaaggaAAGCAAAAAGGTCTCGGCGGTGCTAATGCTAGGCATGGCTTCTGTCATTCTACGATTCGACTGTTACGAATTCCCCCCGTTGCCCAGTCTGCGATTTTCAATGGTCGAAACAACTATGAATATTCATGTAGGACCACCGTTTACAAAAGTAATAGTAGTACTTacagttataataaaaaaaattcacatgttttttttctcgttTTTCATTCCAGGTGATGCTACAAGGTCTAGCAAACGGCTAAGTATCTCTAAAGTCTTGTCTTACGAATGCAAACAGTCTGTAAAGACAATCACATTTAAGTTTGATTCGGCAATCTCTCTGAGGGAAGTTCGTCAGGTCCATGTCTAGGCCCTCACGAGAGAGATATGACTAGGGCTCTTCAAGTTAGGCCTGTGCTCTGGTCCCTTACggtaaagaaaaatatataattgcCTTTCTTAACTCCATGCATATTCAGCATTTGGATTTATATAATTTCAGCTCCATCCAATAGGATTCTTCCATTCGGAACTACGGAATATgaagcagccaatcacagcgaTCACTGGCCCATCACTTCTATGACATCGTCATCCGAGCTGCTCCCGCCATTTTCCGCGAGCGAGGTGTGCGTGTCAGGGCGTCTGAATGCTGCCCCCAGCAGGCCGGAGGAAGAGAGGAAATTGGAGGAGTTAGAGGCAGAGGCTGGCGTAGAGGACAGGCCTCTAGGGTGTAGGGATCCTGGGAAGAGTGGCTGGGAAAATGGTACCGGGAAGCTAGAGAGCATGCTTGCCATGCTAGGGTTCATCATGAAGGGTGGGAGCGAGGAGGAAGTGGAGGACGATGAAGAACAGGGCACAGAGGATGAAGAAGAGGCCAGCATTCCAGCGTGGGTGGAGGATGTTGTGTTGGTCGAGCAAGTCGAGGAAAGAGTGCTGTTGGACGGGCCAAGTCCGAGCGGTTCAGTGGGGAACATTGCATGTAGGTCGCCCAGAGCCTGACCGGCTTGCTGTAGAAGGTGCGACCTGCTTCCAAGTGAAGGTGGAGCCATGTGACCCAGGGCACCCAGCAAGGCAGGGTTCAGCCCCATGGGTGTGAACCCGAACCCGCTGCTTAGAGGAAATCCCGGATAACTCCCGGGAGCACCGACTGATGTTGAGGTCCGTTTGCCACCAGGCTGTTTGGATGTCCGACTTTCCAAAAGCTTCCGCTTCAAACTTTGAACATCCATAGATGATGCAATGTCATTGCTGAGCTGCCGGTGCTGGTCAGGGATGCGAACTGGGTGCTGGATGGGTCTGTCCGCTCCCGAGGGTTCGGGTGTTCCTGAAGACGGCAAGTTCTCTACTGCAGGAACTGGTTCTTTGTTGCTATGGAATTCTCGGAGGAGCTCAGGGCTGTCTTGGGGCGAAGGGCGAGGTGGAGCCTCAGGAGTTAAACGTTTCGGCTCTTGAGGAGATGCACGACCATTACTGACAGAATGCAGGGGAGGGCCGGAATCCTCtgtgagaaagaaagagattTTGTTAGTGTATGTTGATGTAGACTAATGGGTAAAGATCTGGGATGGTCAATAAAAGATCATATGTTCAATTCCCAGTAAAGGGTTGATCCATCAACAATCAACACTGCGACTTTGATCAAGGTAGAGGTCTATAGACCCACAGAAACCCCATGCAATGAAGTGTGTTACGCGACAAGTTTATAATTActtaggccctgtttccacctggtattaagatgcgttttggatGATCAGATCACAAATGGACACCATTGTGTAAATGGGgtgtaaaacgttttgagcttctccactttcgaccacttccagaggtagtagAAAACACATCTGACcagattgctttcgtagtgtaaacactcatgtggttgaatgtgttcaaacagccactaaagaccgcctactctccacctgtaaacattatgggaagcgcacTAGCCAGAcaagatttaaactttgtcagctgaagacccaagtttggtttgaagacgaaaatgtaccaagcacaatgttctctcaccttTCCCAATTTCTTCACGACATTTGGTGTGGTATTGtggctatcagagcagaaacgaaagctgatgctctctgtatgttttttcCATCATCTCCGGGcgtgttcatatgtaaattgcgcaagcttattttgtctaTTAGctcaaaagatctgaaaaatCCTATACATTTATctgcccatagaccctcccctcaaaatcaggacagaagtggttgaaagtggacaaaatgTATATGTCTCCCCCTTGTCAACTCGTGATCCGATCagccaaaacgcatcttaataccagttCAACTCaaatcaagtcacctttatttatatggcactttttacaaaatttgaaaaataaatagatCTAGCagttaaggcctttctgtatgTAAAAATGCTTTCTTTccacaaaatgcaaaaaacctctagttttgttttcttccagctgcgctccattttcTGGTTTCTCTCTTAAGGGCCTGAGTGTGCTCGTTGTACCACGGCATTGGTGCAAAAGTGCAATAGAAATATCTTTAATCTGTTATTTTGTTTCTTATGTTTCACCATCTTCTTAGTATCAAGTAAAGGAATGCAAGTTTGGACTTTGAAATCTGACTTTGAAAATTACACTCTAAAAGACTATAAAATGGGGTCTCCAGCATCAAGCTCACGCAAAAAGAATTGGTAAATGACAAATTAGTAAAACACCTCTTGAAGCTGTGGCTCCTCCTTCAGGTGGTCTTGGCTTTCCAGAGCGGATGGCAAATATCCTCCCATCATTGGTCCTAATGTATGTGCCTGCAGTGCAAATGACACAATATGAAGTGAATAAACCTTACcaacagtacagtacagtacagtacagtacagtaaacGCTCTCAATAATTTTCTAAAATGGAGGTACCTTTGGATCCTCGGATAACGTGTATACTCTCCCCTGCACCGATTCGGGCTTGGACATCTGTGCTGCTGTTGGACCCTGGGATTACAATATCTGAAAAGCAAAGACATAAAAACCATGAAGAAACAAACTGAGAGACCTCAAACGTAGCAAGAAGTAGCATGCACTACTACAAGTGAAGGGTCTGTACCGGTGGTGGTGACGACGCGCTGTACGTAAACGCCGGCCTTTTGCAGGTAGTTGACGGGGAATCCTGCGCTTGAACTGGGGACGCCCATGGGTACCTGTCGAGGCATCATGGGAATGGGCGTGGACTGAACTGGCCTCACGCTTGCAACTGGTTTCTCTTCTAAATGAGAGGGGGGccgcctagaaaaaaaaaagttttggatAAGCAAACACATTTAAGTCCCAAACAAAACAGCATAGCACTATATTGAGGTTTTCCTGCTTTGGACCCACCAGTTCCTCTGGCTGAAAGCAGGGATATTGGTGAGTCTCTGGTCACTAGCTGGGTAGTAATGTGCGTAAGAGGGCCGTTGATACGGCACGGATGCCCGCTTCTCATCTTCATAGCTTTTCTTGGCTGCTCTCTTTTCTGCTTTGGTCAGTTTCAAATCCTTGCGGTCCATCAGGAGAGACTCATGATGAAATGGTTGCTGGTGTGGAAAATGGAGAGATTTTAGTATATGTGACTAAATGACATAGGAAGGAACATCAGCACAatctaattaatatttatgagcTAAGCCTCCAACATTGTAGGATTTATAATTTGTCTAAAATATTTCGATCTATCACGGTTTGTATAGGTAGAGGTACTCTTAAAGCACAAGGCATTTAAGAGTGGGGATACAGAGCTTCATCAAAAGTGATTTAAAATGGGGTGCCTATATCCTTGCCCCAGTATTTACCAATATATTACTGGACCGTCCAGGAAGGTTATGAAGAAGCAAAAAGCACAAGtcaattaaaattcattaaCAAAACTTATACCATAATAGGatctaaaatatttaaatttataaatgtttgcAGATTAAAATAAGCATATGTGACTGGAATGCTGCCTTCAGCATCGTAGGATTTAGAATATTCTGGATTAAATTAATTTGGTCAAGTAGCTAGCTAGTGTAAAATTCAGATAGAAATTACCATTGTAGGATTTATAATTAGTCTAGAATACTTCAATTGATAAATTTGTTATGGCATGAAATTCAGACAAAAATGAGCTTATCTGATTAAATGTTCTATGGAGCCACGCTGGTACaacctaattaatattcataagccAATTCCACACCTTAGTATGATTCAGAGTTTTCAAAAAACAGTTGTAAATCAATTAAAACTCATGAGCTACATTTTCACACAGTTTGATTCAGAATTCTTCAAGTAATTACCTTGGTTAAGAGGTTTGGGTAAAACAGACAGGCTTGTTTAATGACGATTTCCATGTCCTCACTAGGGACCAGCCCTGACTGGCTGGCATCAGGCTCCTCCTCTACAAAGTGCAACAGCGACTCCACTTCCTTCCGCGTGAAGGTGAGGACAGGGTTCAAATCGTCCACGACTCGATCTGGCCAACACACAATCATAATGTCAAAACTgttcaaagaaaaaaagcaaGAGACATAAAACACACCTTTCCACCCTCTCTTACCAGACATGCCCTGCTTGGACACCTGACGGTCGTAGATCTTCTTCTCCAGTGTGAAGTCACACACCAGCCTGTAGATATGGCAAGGCTTGTGCTGCCCGTAACGATACACGCGGCAGACGGCCTGAGCGTCGTGACACGGGTTCCAAGAGGCATCGAAAACCACCACGCGATTCGCACCGATCAGATTCACCCCTAAACAGCCAGCCCTGTAAATACAGCAACCTGTTAGTCCTCACCTCATCATTATTTGTGGCATATTGTAACATCCTGCAGGTTCTTCACCTGGTGGACAGCAGGAAGACCCAGGCTTGGTTGTTTGCAGGGTC
The nucleotide sequence above comes from Chanodichthys erythropterus isolate Z2021 chromosome 10, ASM2448905v1, whole genome shotgun sequence. Encoded proteins:
- the cyb561d2 gene encoding cytochrome b561 domain-containing protein 2 → MTVHHESEPKLYRYSRILCGVSTHVLCALFTGFMTVLAKPGSSLFSWHPFLMTLGFSFLMTEAVLLFNPYSSPVRKLKHKTKGRLHWILQCLSLCCATAGLCAIVYNKNLNDKPHFTSWHGLVGVITVAAVGLQSLGGLPLLYPKVAKGWSLAKLKRYHATSGLLTYLLGSFSLFLGLCSSWFSTGVSGSVWYLAVLCPVLCALVIMSQVTNAYMARKRVQY